The proteins below come from a single Verrucomicrobiota bacterium genomic window:
- the mqnC gene encoding dehypoxanthine futalosine cyclase, with translation MNVIASDSGVVDRVLAGERITCEDALDLYRLPLEELGTLADFRRNLAKQTAYGGAGNEIVTYIVDRNINYTNVCNVYCKFCAFYRTERDEDHYVLSLDEIDRKLDELVAIGGVQILMQGGHHPKLGIDYYLDLLGHIREKYPQINIHAFSPPEFNHFSQVFGMPLREVIVRFKKAGLGSIPGGGGEILVDRVRNRIAPLKCNTEQWLAVMRIAHEEGLNSSATMMFGHVEAVEDRIEHLQRLRDLQDETHGFTAFICWTFQPENVVLKATPVGSAEYLRMQALARIFLDNIENLQSSWVTQGPRIGQVALRYGANDFGSVMMEENVVSKAGTTFRIDRQEIERLINDAGYQARTRNNWYELLPG, from the coding sequence ATGAACGTGATTGCTTCCGATTCTGGCGTGGTCGACCGGGTTCTGGCCGGTGAGAGAATAACGTGCGAAGATGCTTTGGACCTTTACCGGCTGCCGCTGGAGGAACTGGGCACGCTGGCCGATTTCCGGCGTAACCTGGCCAAGCAGACCGCGTACGGCGGCGCCGGTAACGAGATCGTCACCTACATCGTTGATCGCAACATCAATTATACCAACGTCTGCAACGTCTATTGCAAGTTTTGCGCTTTTTACCGGACCGAACGGGACGAAGACCATTACGTGCTCAGCCTCGATGAGATTGATCGCAAGCTCGATGAGTTGGTCGCGATCGGCGGTGTGCAGATCCTGATGCAGGGCGGCCATCATCCGAAACTGGGCATCGATTACTACCTGGACCTCTTGGGCCACATCCGGGAGAAATACCCGCAGATCAACATCCACGCGTTCAGCCCTCCCGAATTCAACCATTTTTCGCAGGTGTTCGGAATGCCGTTGCGCGAGGTCATCGTTCGATTCAAAAAGGCCGGTCTGGGATCCATTCCAGGGGGCGGCGGGGAAATCCTGGTCGACCGGGTGCGCAACCGGATTGCCCCGCTCAAATGCAATACCGAGCAATGGCTGGCGGTGATGCGGATCGCGCATGAAGAAGGCCTGAACAGCAGCGCAACCATGATGTTCGGGCACGTCGAGGCGGTGGAGGACCGGATCGAGCACCTGCAGCGGCTGCGCGATCTGCAGGATGAAACGCACGGCTTTACGGCCTTTATTTGCTGGACGTTCCAGCCGGAAAACGTCGTCCTGAAAGCGACTCCGGTCGGTTCGGCGGAATACCTGCGGATGCAGGCGCTGGCTCGCATTTTCCTCGATAACATTGAAAACCTCCAAAGTTCCTGGGTCACGCAGGGACCCCGGATCGGCCAGGTGGCGCTCCGCTACGGCGCCAATGACTTTGGTTCGGTGATGATGGAAGAAAACGTCGTGAGCAAAGCCGGGACCACCTTCCGGATCGACCGCCAGGAAATTGAGCGGCTGATCAATGACGCCGGCTATCAGGCGCGGACCCGAAACAACTGGTACGAATTGCTGCCGGGTTGA
- the ruvB gene encoding Holliday junction branch migration DNA helicase RuvB: protein MAENFYQQTLQSPKNAFDFSLRPPLFSEFQGQARVRERLELMVEAAKQRGDVLEHVLLIGPPGLGKTTLAFILANAMGSNIRSTSGPMIEKAGDLAGILTNLERGDILFIDEIHRLQVSIEEYLYPAIEDFRLDIIIDQGPNARSVRLNLPKFTLVGATTRAGLISSPLRSRFGMTNYLNYYGVKELTQIVERSAGLIQVEIDTEGATEIATRSRGTPRIANNLLRWVRDYAQVRGSGKIDKETADRALNMLDIDDDGLDEMDKRILEALVVRFQGGPVGISSLAVAVGEDAGSVEEVNEPYLIQMGYIKRTPQGRVAMPKSYQKLGLTAPRGEQAEMF from the coding sequence GTGGCCGAAAATTTCTATCAGCAAACTCTGCAGTCCCCCAAGAATGCGTTCGACTTTTCGCTTCGTCCGCCGCTCTTCAGTGAATTTCAAGGGCAGGCGCGGGTGCGGGAACGATTGGAACTCATGGTGGAAGCTGCCAAGCAGCGGGGCGACGTCCTTGAGCACGTGCTCCTGATCGGGCCGCCCGGCTTGGGCAAGACCACGCTTGCGTTCATCCTGGCCAATGCCATGGGCTCCAACATCCGGAGCACCAGCGGGCCGATGATCGAGAAGGCCGGCGATCTCGCGGGGATCCTCACCAACTTGGAGCGTGGCGACATCCTTTTCATCGACGAGATTCATCGGCTGCAGGTGTCGATCGAGGAATACCTCTACCCGGCCATTGAAGATTTCCGGCTGGACATCATCATTGACCAGGGACCGAATGCGCGGAGCGTCCGGCTGAACCTGCCGAAGTTCACCCTGGTCGGTGCCACCACGCGGGCCGGGCTGATAAGTTCACCGCTCCGTTCACGGTTTGGGATGACCAACTACCTGAACTATTACGGCGTGAAGGAGCTGACCCAGATCGTTGAGCGCAGCGCCGGGCTGATCCAGGTAGAGATCGATACGGAAGGCGCGACCGAAATCGCCACCCGATCCCGGGGCACGCCGCGGATCGCGAACAACCTGCTGCGCTGGGTTCGTGATTACGCCCAGGTTCGGGGCTCCGGCAAGATTGACAAAGAGACCGCCGACCGAGCCCTGAACATGCTCGACATTGACGACGACGGCCTGGACGAGATGGATAAACGCATCCTTGAAGCCCTTGTGGTCCGGTTCCAGGGCGGCCCGGTCGGCATCAGTTCTCTGGCGGTCGCCGTCGGCGAAGATGCGGGAAGCGTCGAAGAGGTGAACGAACCTTACCTGATCCAGATGGGCTACATCAAACGGACCCCGCAAGGCCGGGTGGCGATGCCGAAGAGTTACCAGAAACTCGGGCTCACCGCCCCGCGCGGGGAGCAGGCCGAGATGTTTTAG
- a CDS encoding MCE family protein, which produces MQIIRNEVRTGLLVLLTLGLAVGVVLYLSAPGLFRPLHFYRVYFDNAAGIKPGATVMLAGRKIGTVRSIQSPVPLNERPPGHPTYEAVVTVEVASDSQIYKETNVTMRTFGLLADLVIDFTNGDPLSGLAQPNDSFVGGRAPDLGELGPQIIQRLNPALTQAESTLAELQRAASNLTNLMADDSPLVGTIKNFDAIGNNLKGMTGAGGAIDTSLSKLQDTLTNVQNATAQLDKDNNLEKTLANFNASSERLRSVLGELHGTLGTALPRLNTIVTDFSELSGRLKTQPWRLVWPSTIKYDQPAEQTAPVPPRRRARERE; this is translated from the coding sequence ATGCAGATCATTCGAAATGAAGTTCGCACCGGCCTCCTGGTCCTGCTGACCCTTGGGTTGGCGGTGGGGGTGGTGCTTTACCTGTCTGCGCCCGGCCTATTCAGGCCGTTGCATTTCTACCGGGTGTATTTTGATAACGCTGCAGGCATCAAACCGGGGGCGACCGTCATGCTCGCCGGCCGCAAGATCGGGACGGTGCGGAGCATCCAATCGCCGGTGCCGCTCAATGAGCGGCCGCCCGGCCATCCGACTTACGAAGCGGTGGTCACCGTTGAGGTCGCGTCCGATTCGCAGATTTACAAGGAAACCAACGTGACGATGCGCACGTTCGGGTTGCTCGCTGACCTGGTGATCGATTTTACCAACGGCGATCCGCTCTCGGGCCTGGCCCAGCCGAACGACAGCTTCGTCGGCGGCCGTGCGCCCGACCTGGGGGAACTCGGGCCCCAGATCATTCAGAGGCTGAACCCGGCCCTCACGCAGGCCGAGTCGACCCTTGCCGAGTTGCAACGTGCCGCCTCGAATCTGACTAATCTGATGGCCGACGATTCGCCGTTGGTCGGCACCATCAAAAACTTCGACGCGATCGGTAATAACCTCAAAGGAATGACGGGCGCGGGCGGCGCGATCGACACCTCCTTAAGCAAGCTGCAGGATACCTTGACCAACGTCCAGAATGCGACGGCGCAGTTGGACAAAGACAACAACCTCGAGAAAACGCTGGCCAACTTCAACGCGTCATCCGAACGGCTACGATCGGTTTTGGGCGAGTTGCATGGTACCCTGGGCACCGCGTTGCCGCGCCTGAACACCATTGTAACCGACTTCAGCGAGTTGAGCGGCCGGCTCAAGACTCAGCCCTGGCGGCTGGTCTGGCCGAGCACGATCAAGTATGACCAACCGGCTGAGCAGACCGCGCCGGTGCCGCCCCGGCGGCGGGCTCGCGAGCGCGAGTAG
- a CDS encoding ATP-binding cassette domain-containing protein codes for MSAHTPLIQLKDVALNFGDRTVLDGINLAVQPRDRLVIMGQSGGGKSTLLRLILGILKPTRGEVLYRHLRVNRLGRGRLNRLRSRIGMVYQYSALISSLTVRENLALPLEELTRKSQGEIDAMIEERLATVGMSGTEDKLPSELSGGMRKRISLARALMMDPELILFDEPSAGLDPVISSVIDELIINLTEQTNTTSIIVTHEMDSAFRVATRMAMLFQGKIIQDDLPENFKKSSNPIVRQFVTGEVEGPITEGITSHADHSK; via the coding sequence ATGAGCGCCCATACCCCGTTGATTCAGCTGAAGGATGTTGCTCTGAACTTTGGGGATCGTACGGTACTCGACGGCATCAACCTGGCCGTTCAGCCGCGCGATCGTCTCGTGATCATGGGACAGAGCGGTGGCGGCAAAAGCACCCTGCTCCGCCTGATCCTCGGCATCCTGAAGCCGACCCGGGGCGAGGTGCTCTACCGGCACCTGCGGGTGAACCGGTTGGGCCGCGGCAGGCTGAACCGGCTCCGGTCGCGCATCGGCATGGTCTACCAGTACTCGGCGCTGATCAGTTCGCTGACCGTCCGCGAGAACCTCGCGTTACCGCTGGAAGAACTGACGCGAAAGTCCCAGGGCGAAATCGATGCCATGATTGAGGAACGACTGGCCACGGTCGGGATGAGCGGTACCGAGGACAAACTCCCCTCCGAGCTGAGCGGCGGCATGCGCAAGCGGATCAGCCTGGCCCGGGCGTTGATGATGGACCCTGAATTGATCCTGTTCGATGAACCGTCCGCCGGGCTGGATCCGGTGATCAGTTCGGTTATCGATGAATTGATCATCAACCTGACCGAACAGACGAACACCACTTCCATCATCGTTACCCATGAAATGGACAGTGCGTTCCGGGTCGCCACGCGCATGGCCATGCTTTTTCAAGGAAAAATCATTCAGGACGACCTCCCGGAAAATTTTAAAAAATCGAGTAATCCGATCGTCCGCCAGTTTGTGACTGGGGAGGTGGAGGGTCCGATTACCGAGGGGATTACAAGCCATGCAGATCATTCGAAATGA
- a CDS encoding ABC transporter permease — MLYQIGNFTQIALVNIGSILWLLLNTIEEMGDNVRRGRLPFRLRAFFAQTERTGVGSVPLVLLVSFFLGLTMALLTGYQLQKFGTERLVPTLIAISFTRELGPLLTGIVLAARIGAAFTAELGTMQVSEEVEALEAMGIGPLRFLVAPRLMAITWLLPCLSVVSCVAALIGSALISWMTLNLVPAFYFDAALSSLLVSDIVIGLFKGMFFGLLIGLIACFKGLSVKGGAEGVGTATTDSVVIAITAVIGFDTLFNVIATKITG, encoded by the coding sequence TTGCTTTACCAGATAGGCAACTTCACGCAAATCGCCCTCGTCAATATCGGCAGCATCCTCTGGCTGCTCCTGAACACGATTGAGGAAATGGGCGATAATGTTCGCCGCGGCCGGCTTCCGTTCCGGTTGAGGGCGTTCTTTGCCCAGACCGAACGAACCGGGGTAGGCTCGGTGCCGCTCGTTTTGCTGGTCTCCTTCTTCCTGGGCCTGACGATGGCTTTGCTGACCGGCTACCAATTGCAAAAGTTCGGCACGGAGCGCCTCGTGCCCACCCTGATCGCGATCTCATTCACCCGTGAACTCGGGCCGTTGCTGACGGGTATCGTGCTGGCGGCGCGCATCGGGGCGGCGTTCACCGCCGAATTAGGCACGATGCAGGTGTCTGAAGAGGTTGAGGCGCTCGAGGCCATGGGCATCGGTCCGCTGCGGTTCCTGGTGGCGCCCAGGCTTATGGCGATCACGTGGTTGTTGCCCTGCCTCTCGGTCGTCTCTTGCGTGGCGGCGCTGATCGGGTCAGCCCTCATTTCCTGGATGACGTTGAATCTCGTGCCGGCCTTCTACTTCGATGCCGCCCTCAGCAGCCTGCTGGTGAGCGACATCGTCATCGGGCTGTTCAAAGGCATGTTTTTCGGCCTTCTGATCGGGTTGATTGCCTGCTTCAAAGGTCTTTCCGTCAAGGGCGGCGCTGAAGGGGTCGGAACGGCGACGACGGACAGCGTCGTGATCGCGATCACTGCGGTGATCGGGTTTGACACCTTGTTCAACGTCATAGCTACCAAAATCACCGGATGA
- the bamA gene encoding outer membrane protein assembly factor BamA: MNFWFSLSRLWIVVAASSAFLALSVRAQQPGPPPTLPSVPQPQSQSQPPAPVAPPPPGSRGGTQPAQAAPIVRQIEIQYAGPATLSRQRILSNMRTTVGQPYSEATVEEDVRSLYGTGLVTNVRIYGEPLPDGVKVIVVVQTRVTLSYVNILGNQLVSRKRIRRELNLKINSPLEEQQLEQARQKVVELYQKRGFPDVDVQYKTDVNEDRGTATVTFSISEGAKGTVHRVFFVGNRALKAKQLRKVMTTKPNNPIGFITGAGRFSSRQLDDDIQKIKELYQDNGYEDAQITDVRVDRLTRKKQVDITFYITEGIQYRVGTVTVEGLRVVSEPNFRKVLKVTEGKVFSPQKLQKDIKAVEDAYGVAGYADAKVNVETTPGGPGLVNLHYKIDEGIQSYVERINISGNTRTRDKVIRRELVLAPGDVFDTVRVEISKKRLEGLQYFERVDTYASDTNVPGRKDLNVVVTEKKTGNLNFGAGFSSTEGLLGFGEISQGNFDITNWRTFTGAGQKFRLRAQIGTEEKDVELSFTEPYFLDQRLALGFDAFYRDLQYTSDVYNQKEYGFDVFLRKPITTFLAAKLQYQLENVEIYGVTSTDPAITSQAGYNLESRVTLSLTYDKRDSAFLTRKGTRIDAAVYISGGPLGGDVNIYGFDLNAAQYFHLPFDTILTLNAEVAGVDMYNGSTNVPLYDRLYLGGADTLRGFKFRYVSPKDAEGDPIGGLSMARFTAEYTIPVIERVRVAVFYDTGFVNAGAWNFGTGNVNSDVGFGVRLNLPIGPLRIDYGIPIQSDRFNSSSGRFQFSVGYQF, translated from the coding sequence ATGAATTTCTGGTTCTCCCTCAGTCGACTTTGGATCGTCGTGGCGGCATCATCGGCCTTCCTGGCTTTATCGGTGCGAGCTCAGCAGCCAGGGCCGCCGCCGACCCTTCCCTCCGTGCCGCAGCCGCAATCGCAATCGCAACCGCCCGCGCCGGTCGCGCCGCCGCCTCCGGGATCGCGCGGGGGAACCCAGCCGGCGCAGGCAGCGCCCATCGTCCGTCAGATTGAGATTCAATACGCCGGTCCGGCGACCCTGAGCCGCCAGCGCATCCTCTCCAACATGCGGACCACCGTTGGCCAGCCCTACTCCGAGGCGACGGTCGAAGAGGATGTCCGGAGCCTGTACGGCACCGGGTTGGTGACGAACGTGCGTATTTACGGTGAACCGTTGCCCGATGGTGTAAAGGTCATCGTCGTCGTGCAGACGCGGGTAACCCTTTCCTACGTTAACATCCTCGGCAACCAGTTGGTAAGTCGCAAGCGCATCCGGCGCGAGCTCAATCTCAAAATCAATTCACCCCTGGAAGAGCAGCAGCTTGAGCAGGCCCGCCAGAAGGTGGTTGAACTCTACCAAAAACGCGGGTTTCCGGACGTCGACGTCCAGTACAAGACCGACGTGAATGAAGATCGCGGCACAGCGACGGTAACCTTTTCGATCAGTGAAGGCGCCAAAGGAACGGTTCACCGGGTCTTTTTCGTCGGCAATCGCGCTCTGAAGGCGAAACAGCTCCGCAAAGTGATGACCACGAAGCCGAACAACCCGATCGGCTTTATCACCGGTGCGGGGCGCTTCAGCAGCCGCCAGCTCGATGACGACATTCAGAAGATTAAAGAGCTTTATCAGGATAACGGTTATGAAGACGCCCAGATCACGGACGTACGAGTCGACCGGCTCACCCGCAAGAAGCAGGTCGACATCACGTTCTACATTACTGAAGGCATTCAGTACCGGGTCGGCACCGTCACGGTAGAAGGGCTGCGCGTCGTTTCTGAACCGAATTTTCGCAAGGTGTTGAAGGTCACCGAAGGCAAGGTTTTCTCGCCGCAGAAGCTGCAGAAGGACATCAAAGCCGTGGAGGATGCCTACGGGGTGGCGGGGTACGCCGACGCCAAGGTGAATGTCGAAACGACTCCGGGCGGCCCGGGTCTCGTCAACCTGCATTACAAAATTGACGAAGGGATTCAGTCGTACGTCGAACGCATTAACATCAGCGGCAACACGCGAACCAGGGATAAGGTGATCCGTCGCGAGCTGGTCCTTGCCCCCGGAGACGTGTTTGACACCGTCCGGGTTGAGATCAGCAAAAAGCGCCTGGAAGGTCTCCAGTACTTTGAACGCGTCGATACCTACGCCAGCGACACCAATGTTCCCGGCCGCAAGGACCTTAACGTCGTCGTGACGGAAAAGAAGACCGGCAACCTGAATTTCGGGGCCGGGTTCAGCTCGACCGAAGGTCTCCTCGGCTTCGGCGAAATTTCACAAGGCAACTTCGACATCACGAACTGGAGAACCTTCACCGGCGCCGGCCAGAAGTTTCGTCTGCGCGCGCAGATCGGCACCGAAGAAAAGGACGTGGAGCTGTCATTTACCGAACCCTACTTCCTGGACCAGCGGTTGGCGCTCGGCTTCGACGCCTTCTACCGGGACTTGCAGTACACCAGCGACGTGTATAACCAGAAGGAGTACGGATTCGACGTTTTCCTGCGCAAGCCGATCACGACTTTCCTGGCTGCCAAGCTGCAGTACCAGCTTGAGAACGTGGAGATCTACGGCGTTACCTCGACGGATCCGGCGATCACCAGTCAGGCAGGTTACAACCTTGAAAGCCGCGTTACCCTCAGCCTCACCTACGATAAGCGCGACAGTGCGTTCCTTACGCGCAAGGGCACCCGCATCGACGCTGCGGTATACATTTCCGGCGGTCCCCTCGGCGGCGACGTGAATATCTACGGCTTCGATTTGAACGCCGCGCAATATTTCCACCTCCCGTTCGATACAATCCTGACCCTCAATGCCGAGGTCGCAGGCGTGGATATGTATAACGGCAGCACCAACGTGCCGCTCTACGATCGGCTTTACCTCGGCGGCGCAGATACCCTGCGCGGCTTTAAGTTCCGCTACGTCTCACCCAAGGATGCCGAGGGCGATCCGATCGGCGGCCTCTCCATGGCCCGCTTCACCGCGGAATACACCATTCCCGTCATCGAGCGGGTGCGCGTCGCCGTGTTCTACGACACCGGGTTCGTGAATGCCGGCGCCTGGAATTTTGGCACCGGCAACGTCAACTCAGACGTCGGCTTCGGTGTGCGCCTGAATCTGCCGATCGGACCGCTTCGAATCGACTACGGCATACCGATCCAGAGTGACCGCTTCAACAGTTCGAGCGGTCGATTCCAGTTCAGTGTGGGCTACCAGTTTTGA